In Coturnix japonica isolate 7356 chromosome 4 unlocalized genomic scaffold, Coturnix japonica 2.1 chr4random350, whole genome shotgun sequence, one DNA window encodes the following:
- the TTC31 gene encoding tetratricopeptide repeat protein 31 isoform X3 translates to MGDDTGLGDGPGLGDGPGLRLGFNPRWVRIETDDEDEEEPEQRFVPPGPAFIPPIPVIPVIPPVPPAPLCLYGPLPVPPFPPPRRFPAVDPEPRELSATWGQRVTAEEAERNALELLAEEDREKRKAEKKKLKKKKQKDRRKQEKLEQELRSKQAAASSTTSLPGAAPGDTGGIEEESGCLTSCPQHLQDRAEEGLGDLEGIEDELDLSCSFVVKAWQKAGVKLPPPAREKSVRADAAEPRKRLQEGEPDPPLSCVVAPLEPDPPLSCVVAPLEPEPPLSCVVAPLEPDPPLPCVVAPQASKPEPATLDSNMLEQSMILAGCGNQAAMQGRYTEAVQAFTEAIKLNPREHRLFGNRSYCYEKLQQYQEALRDAEMALGLQPNWPKGFFRKGKALWGLQRYAEATDTFKQLLRLEGTNADVSTQLEACHMLLQSSLRDASGPRDVPVLEAGEPLPPTSAGGCVNGSCGHGDTSGFVTVVNSRSHSKNHTRTTATASPKDTLPSQHPARDCFPLWVGNLTVKITREVLQSCFSRFGQIHSIRVIPDKFCAFINFQHKAAAEAAFRAMQGSDLGGCRLALQLKHPSHATPPPRQRP, encoded by the exons ATGGGGGATGACACGGGGCTGGGGGACGGGCCGGGGCTGGGGGACGGGCCGGGGCTGCGGCTCGGCTTTAACCCGCGCTGGGTCCGCATCGAGACCGACGACGAGGACGAGGAGGAACCGGAGCAGCGCTTCGTGCCGCCCGGCCCGGCCTTCATCCCGCCCATCCCGGTTATCCCCGTTATCCCGCCCGTCCCCCCCGCCCCGCTGTGTCTCTATGGGCCGCTCCCGGTTCCGCCGTTTCCCCCCCCGCGCCGTTTCCCGGCCGTGGACCCGGAGCCGCGTGAACTGAGCGCGACGTGGGGGCAGCGCGTCACGGCCGAG GAGGCGGAACGGAACGCGCTGGAGCTGCTGGCGGAGGAGGATCGAGAGAAGAGGAAAGcggagaaaaagaaactgaagaagaag AAGCAGAAGGACAGGAGGAAACAGGAgaagctggagcaggagctgaggaGCAAACAGGCGGCTGCGTCG AGCACCACGTCCCTGCCCGGTGCTGCTCCTGGGGACACCGGTGGCATCGAGGAGGAGAGCGGCTGCCTGACCAGCTGCCCACAGCACCTCCAGGATCGTGCAGAGGAGGGACTGGGGGACCTGGAGGGCATAGAG GATGAACTGGACTTGAGCTGCAGTTTTGTCGTCAAAGCTTGGCAGAAGGCTGGCGTGAAGCTGCCGCCACCTGCAAGAGAGAAATCAGTCAGAGCTGATGCTGCAGAGCCCAGaaagaggctgcaggagggg GAGCCTGACCCCCCACTGTCCTGCGTGGTTGCCCCACTGGAGCCTGACCCCCCACTGTCCTGCGTGGTTGCCCCACTGGAGCCTGAACCCCCGCTGTCCTGCGTGGTTGCCCCACTGGAGCCTGACCCCCCGCTGCCCTGCGTGGTTGCCCCACAGGCATCCAAGCCTGAGCCTGCAACCCTGGACTCGAACATGTTGGAGCAGAGCATGATCCTTGCAG gctgtggcAACCAGGCTGCCATGCAGGGACGCTACACAGAGGCTGTGCAGGCCTTCACCGAGGCCATAAAGCTGAACCCCAGGGAGCACCG GCTCTTTGGGAACCGGTCCTACTGCTATGAAAAGCTCCAGCAGTACCAGGAGGCGCTGAGGGACGCAGAGAtggccctggggctgcagcccaaCTGGCCCAAAGGCTTCTTCCGCAAGGGCAAGGCgctgtgggggctgcag CGCTACGCCGAGGCCACGGACACCTTTAAGCAGCTGCTGCGCCTGGAGGGCACAAACGCTGATGTAAGCACCCAGCTGGAGGCCTGCCACATGCTGCTGCAG agcagcctccgCGATGCCAGCGGTCCCAGGGACGTCCCCGTGCTGGAAGCTGGGGAGCCGCTGCCACCCACCTCTG caggtgGGTGTGTGAACGGGAGCTGCGGCCACGGGGACACGAGCGGCTTCGTGACCGTAGTGAACTCAAGGAGCCACTCAAAAAACCACACGCGGACCACAGCCACAGCGAGCCCCAAGGACACGCTGCCTTCACAGCACCCTGCCAG GGACTGCTTTCCTCTGTGGGTTGGAAATCTCACCGTCAAGATCACCAgggaagtgctgcagagctgcttcagcCG GTTTGGGCAGATCCATTCCATCCGGGTGATCCCGGACAAGTTCTGCGCCTTCATCAACTTCCAGCACAAGGCGGCGGCAGAAGCTGCGTTCAGGGCGATGCAG GGCTCTGACCTGGGGGGCTGCCGGCTGGCGCTGCAGCTCAAGCACCCGTCCCACGCCACGCCGCCGCCCCGGCAGCGCCCGTAG
- the TTC31 gene encoding tetratricopeptide repeat protein 31 isoform X5, producing the protein MGDDTGLGDGPGLGDGPGLRLGFNPRWVRIETDDEDEEEPEQRFVPPGPAFIPPIPVIPVIPPVPPAPLCLYGPLPVPPFPPPRRFPAVDPEPRELSATWGQRVTAEEAERNALELLAEEDREKRKAEKKKLKKKKQKDRRKQEKLEQELRSKQAAASSTTSLPGAAPGDTGGIEEESGCLTSCPQHLQDRAEEGLGDLEGIEDELDLSCSFVVKAWQKAGVKLPPPAREKSVRADAAEPRKRLQEGEPDPPLSCVVAPLEPDPPLSCVVAPLEPEPPLSCVVAPLEPDPPLPCVVAPQASKPEPATLDSNMLEQSMILAGCGNQAAMQGRYTEAVQAFTEAIKLNPREHRLFGNRSYCYEKLQQYQEALRDAEMALGLQPNWPKGFFRKGKALWGLQRYAEATDTFKQLLRLEGTNADVSTQLEACHMLLQSSLRDASGPRDVPVLEAGEPLPPTSGGCVNGSCGHGDTSGFVTVVNSRSHSKNHTRTTATASPKDTLPSQHPARDCFPLWVGNLTVKITREVLQSCFSRFGQIHSIRVIPDKFCAFINFQHKAAAEAAFRAMQGSDLGGCRLALQLKHPSHATPPPRQRP; encoded by the exons ATGGGGGATGACACGGGGCTGGGGGACGGGCCGGGGCTGGGGGACGGGCCGGGGCTGCGGCTCGGCTTTAACCCGCGCTGGGTCCGCATCGAGACCGACGACGAGGACGAGGAGGAACCGGAGCAGCGCTTCGTGCCGCCCGGCCCGGCCTTCATCCCGCCCATCCCGGTTATCCCCGTTATCCCGCCCGTCCCCCCCGCCCCGCTGTGTCTCTATGGGCCGCTCCCGGTTCCGCCGTTTCCCCCCCCGCGCCGTTTCCCGGCCGTGGACCCGGAGCCGCGTGAACTGAGCGCGACGTGGGGGCAGCGCGTCACGGCCGAG GAGGCGGAACGGAACGCGCTGGAGCTGCTGGCGGAGGAGGATCGAGAGAAGAGGAAAGcggagaaaaagaaactgaagaagaag AAGCAGAAGGACAGGAGGAAACAGGAgaagctggagcaggagctgaggaGCAAACAGGCGGCTGCGTCG AGCACCACGTCCCTGCCCGGTGCTGCTCCTGGGGACACCGGTGGCATCGAGGAGGAGAGCGGCTGCCTGACCAGCTGCCCACAGCACCTCCAGGATCGTGCAGAGGAGGGACTGGGGGACCTGGAGGGCATAGAG GATGAACTGGACTTGAGCTGCAGTTTTGTCGTCAAAGCTTGGCAGAAGGCTGGCGTGAAGCTGCCGCCACCTGCAAGAGAGAAATCAGTCAGAGCTGATGCTGCAGAGCCCAGaaagaggctgcaggagggg GAGCCTGACCCCCCACTGTCCTGCGTGGTTGCCCCACTGGAGCCTGACCCCCCACTGTCCTGCGTGGTTGCCCCACTGGAGCCTGAACCCCCGCTGTCCTGCGTGGTTGCCCCACTGGAGCCTGACCCCCCGCTGCCCTGCGTGGTTGCCCCACAGGCATCCAAGCCTGAGCCTGCAACCCTGGACTCGAACATGTTGGAGCAGAGCATGATCCTTGCAG gctgtggcAACCAGGCTGCCATGCAGGGACGCTACACAGAGGCTGTGCAGGCCTTCACCGAGGCCATAAAGCTGAACCCCAGGGAGCACCG GCTCTTTGGGAACCGGTCCTACTGCTATGAAAAGCTCCAGCAGTACCAGGAGGCGCTGAGGGACGCAGAGAtggccctggggctgcagcccaaCTGGCCCAAAGGCTTCTTCCGCAAGGGCAAGGCgctgtgggggctgcag CGCTACGCCGAGGCCACGGACACCTTTAAGCAGCTGCTGCGCCTGGAGGGCACAAACGCTGATGTAAGCACCCAGCTGGAGGCCTGCCACATGCTGCTGCAG agcagcctccgCGATGCCAGCGGTCCCAGGGACGTCCCCGTGCTGGAAGCTGGGGAGCCGCTGCCACCCACCTCTG gtgGGTGTGTGAACGGGAGCTGCGGCCACGGGGACACGAGCGGCTTCGTGACCGTAGTGAACTCAAGGAGCCACTCAAAAAACCACACGCGGACCACAGCCACAGCGAGCCCCAAGGACACGCTGCCTTCACAGCACCCTGCCAG GGACTGCTTTCCTCTGTGGGTTGGAAATCTCACCGTCAAGATCACCAgggaagtgctgcagagctgcttcagcCG GTTTGGGCAGATCCATTCCATCCGGGTGATCCCGGACAAGTTCTGCGCCTTCATCAACTTCCAGCACAAGGCGGCGGCAGAAGCTGCGTTCAGGGCGATGCAG GGCTCTGACCTGGGGGGCTGCCGGCTGGCGCTGCAGCTCAAGCACCCGTCCCACGCCACGCCGCCGCCCCGGCAGCGCCCGTAG
- the TTC31 gene encoding tetratricopeptide repeat protein 31 isoform X9, giving the protein MPPLPLRGSRGPPRSPAEAERNALELLAEEDREKRKAEKKKLKKKKQKDRRKQEKLEQELRSKQAAASSTTSLPGAAPGDTGGIEEESGCLTSCPQHLQDRAEEGLGDLEGIEDELDLSCSFVVKAWQKAGVKLPPPAREKSVRADAAEPRKRLQEGEPDPPLSCVVAPLEPDPPLSCVVAPLEPEPPLSCVVAPLEPDPPLPCVVAPQASKPEPATLDSNMLEQSMILAGCGNQAAMQGRYTEAVQAFTEAIKLNPREHRLFGNRSYCYEKLQQYQEALRDAEMALGLQPNWPKGFFRKGKALWGLQRYAEATDTFKQLLRLEGTNADVSTQLEACHMLLQQSSLRDASGPRDVPVLEAGEPLPPTSAGGCVNGSCGHGDTSGFVTVVNSRSHSKNHTRTTATASPKDTLPSQHPARDCFPLWVGNLTVKITREVLQSCFSRFGQIHSIRVIPDKFCAFINFQHKAAAEAAFRAMQGSDLGGCRLALQLKHPSHATPPPRQRP; this is encoded by the exons ATGCCGCCCCTCCCGCTCCGGGGCTCCCGCGGAcccccccgcagccccgcg GAGGCGGAACGGAACGCGCTGGAGCTGCTGGCGGAGGAGGATCGAGAGAAGAGGAAAGcggagaaaaagaaactgaagaagaag AAGCAGAAGGACAGGAGGAAACAGGAgaagctggagcaggagctgaggaGCAAACAGGCGGCTGCGTCG AGCACCACGTCCCTGCCCGGTGCTGCTCCTGGGGACACCGGTGGCATCGAGGAGGAGAGCGGCTGCCTGACCAGCTGCCCACAGCACCTCCAGGATCGTGCAGAGGAGGGACTGGGGGACCTGGAGGGCATAGAG GATGAACTGGACTTGAGCTGCAGTTTTGTCGTCAAAGCTTGGCAGAAGGCTGGCGTGAAGCTGCCGCCACCTGCAAGAGAGAAATCAGTCAGAGCTGATGCTGCAGAGCCCAGaaagaggctgcaggagggg GAGCCTGACCCCCCACTGTCCTGCGTGGTTGCCCCACTGGAGCCTGACCCCCCACTGTCCTGCGTGGTTGCCCCACTGGAGCCTGAACCCCCGCTGTCCTGCGTGGTTGCCCCACTGGAGCCTGACCCCCCGCTGCCCTGCGTGGTTGCCCCACAGGCATCCAAGCCTGAGCCTGCAACCCTGGACTCGAACATGTTGGAGCAGAGCATGATCCTTGCAG gctgtggcAACCAGGCTGCCATGCAGGGACGCTACACAGAGGCTGTGCAGGCCTTCACCGAGGCCATAAAGCTGAACCCCAGGGAGCACCG GCTCTTTGGGAACCGGTCCTACTGCTATGAAAAGCTCCAGCAGTACCAGGAGGCGCTGAGGGACGCAGAGAtggccctggggctgcagcccaaCTGGCCCAAAGGCTTCTTCCGCAAGGGCAAGGCgctgtgggggctgcag CGCTACGCCGAGGCCACGGACACCTTTAAGCAGCTGCTGCGCCTGGAGGGCACAAACGCTGATGTAAGCACCCAGCTGGAGGCCTGCCACATGCTGCTGCAG cagagcagcctccgCGATGCCAGCGGTCCCAGGGACGTCCCCGTGCTGGAAGCTGGGGAGCCGCTGCCACCCACCTCTG caggtgGGTGTGTGAACGGGAGCTGCGGCCACGGGGACACGAGCGGCTTCGTGACCGTAGTGAACTCAAGGAGCCACTCAAAAAACCACACGCGGACCACAGCCACAGCGAGCCCCAAGGACACGCTGCCTTCACAGCACCCTGCCAG GGACTGCTTTCCTCTGTGGGTTGGAAATCTCACCGTCAAGATCACCAgggaagtgctgcagagctgcttcagcCG GTTTGGGCAGATCCATTCCATCCGGGTGATCCCGGACAAGTTCTGCGCCTTCATCAACTTCCAGCACAAGGCGGCGGCAGAAGCTGCGTTCAGGGCGATGCAG GGCTCTGACCTGGGGGGCTGCCGGCTGGCGCTGCAGCTCAAGCACCCGTCCCACGCCACGCCGCCGCCCCGGCAGCGCCCGTAG